The following DNA comes from Methanothrix sp..
TCCCTTCGACCCTGAGACAAGAAGATACGGAGAGTGAAAAATTTTGAGATCAAACATATGGATTATCTCTCTTGCTGCTGCATTGATGATCCTGGCCTTCAGCGCGATGGCATCAGTGGTCATAAATGAGATGGAACTGAACCCCCCGAAGGGAGGAGCCGAATGGATCGAGCTTTATAATTCTGGAAATGAGAGCGTGGACATCAGCGGCTGGACGGCCACCATCACCGATGGCAGCTGGATAGGCGAGCTATCAGCCGTTCCCGAGGGGACAATCCTCCCCGCTGGCGGATTCTATGTCATGGATGGCCAGAAATCATGGAACCATACCAATGGCGGATATGCTACCCTCTTCACGGCATCCGGCGAGGAGGTGGACAGGACTGCCTTCCGGGTGGACAGCCTGGGAAATGACTTCACCTTTGGCTGGCATCCAGACGGATATGATACGAACACAGATAGCGATTGGGGCCTGGCGGCTGGAACCCGTGGGTCCTCCAATATCCTCTAAGGCTGCTGAATAGACTCCTGGTTAAGAGATCATGGGATTCAGG
Coding sequences within:
- a CDS encoding lamin tail domain-containing protein, which gives rise to MRSNIWIISLAAALMILAFSAMASVVINEMELNPPKGGAEWIELYNSGNESVDISGWTATITDGSWIGELSAVPEGTILPAGGFYVMDGQKSWNHTNGGYATLFTASGEEVDRTAFRVDSLGNDFTFGWHPDGYDTNTDSDWGLAAGTRGSSNIL